Part of the Cloacibacterium caeni genome is shown below.
TGCAGCATACGTCATCGGAGAATTTAAAATCGGTAATACCATCGCCAAAACAGTAAATGAAAATTACATTACCTTAGAAGTAATTTTTTCAGGATTGATTGCGGCTATCGCTTGGAATTTATTAACCTGGTGGTTTGGTATTCCTTCATCATCATCACACACACTTATCGGTGGTTTCTTAGGAGCTGCTCTTATGCATGCTTTAGTTTTAGACTATAATGCAGTAGCTCTAGCTCATCCAGATTTCACCTTAATAGAAAAAATTAAGTACGCATTTAGTGAACTCTTTACCCAAAATGTAGTAAAATATGAAAAGGTAATTCCTATCTTTTTATTCATCTTCTTAGCACCAATTATCGGGATGATTGTTTCGGTAATCATTACTTTAATTATTGTGTATTTTTCTAAAAAATCTAATCCACACAAAGCTGATCAACAATTTAAAAAATGGCAGTTGTTTTCTTCTGCACTTTTCAGTTTAGGTCACGGATTAAATGATGCGCAAAAAGTAATGGGAATCATAGGTGCTGCTGTTATTTACTACCACGTAAATATGATTGGTGGTACAGATGTATATGCTACCATGGAAAGTGCTGATCGTTTTAATCACTTCACCACGGATTACATTTGGGTACCATTCGTATCATTCTTAGCCATCGGTTTAGGAACAATGAGTGGTGGTTGGAAAATTGTAAAAACCATGGGTACTAGAATTACTAAAGTAACTCCATTAGAAGGTGTAAGTGCTGAAACAGCTGGTGCAATTACCTTATTCCTTACCGATCACCTTGGTATTCCTGTATCTACTACACACACCATTACAGGTTCTATTATTGGTGTAGGACTTACCAAAAGAGTTTCTGCAGTAAGATGGGGAGTTACCATCAGTTTACTTTGGGCATGGGTAATTACTATTCCTATCAGTGCAGTTATTGCAGCATTATGCTATCTTGGTGTAATCGCTTTATAAAAAAAATATTTTTAAAATAATATTGAAACTACTTGTCTTTACAAGTAGTTTTTCTTTTTTTTAAACCTTAAGAATTGTATTTTTGTAAAAATTAACATGTATGGAATTCATAGACAGATATCAAGAAATAGTTGCCAAAGCAATTGAAAAACACTCCTTCAAAAATAAGCCAACCGAACTTTACGAACCCATGAATTACATCATTTCTCATGGCGGAAAAAGATTAAGACCCATTATGGTTCTTATGGCTAACGAACTTTTTGGTGGAGACATAGAAAAAGCAATGAAACCAGCTCTTGCCATAGAGTTTTTCCATAATTTCACACTCATTCATGATGATATTATGGATGAAGCACCACTCAGAAGAGGAAAACCTACCATTCATACTTTACACGGAATCAATATCGGCATACTTTCCGGGGATGCATTGCTGATAAAAGCTTACCAATTTTTTGAAGATTTAGAACCAGAACTTTTCAAAGAATGTATTAAAATTTTCTCTGAAACAGGTGCTGTTTTATGTGAAGGTCAACAAATGGATGTGAACTTCGAAACCATGGAAAACGTAACCTATGATGATTACATAGAAATGATTACCAATAAGACAGGAGTTCTAAGTGCCGCTTCGTTCCAAATTGGAGCACTCATTGCTGGTGCTAAAAAAGAAGACGCAGAACTTCTTTATAATTTCGGAAAACACATTGGTATTGCGTTCCAAATTATGGATGATTATTTAGATGTTTTTGGGAATGTAGAACAGTTTGGTAAAAAACACGCTGGTGATATTTATGAAAACAAAAAAACCGTGCTTTATCTCCTTGCGATGGAACATGCCAATGAAGCAGAGAAAAAAGAACTCGATTTTTGGTATTCTAAAAAAACTGAAAATGTAGACAAAATCTACAGCGTAGAGAAAATTTTTAGAAGAAATAAAGTAGACGAAAAAGTGCTTAGACTGATTCAAAAACACAACGAAATAGGTCACGATTTCTTAAAAAAAATAGACGCACCAGAAGAAAAGAAAAAACCTTTCATGGAATTGGCTAATTATTTATTAAGAAGAAACTCTTAAAATGAAATTCAGAACAGAAGTTAATATTCCTATTTCTGAAAAGAAAATCCTTTTAACCGACAGCATTTTTTCTGTCGGTTCTTGCTTTGCTGCAGAAATGTCTCAACTGCTCAAAAACGGACAAATACAGACACTTTGCAATCCTTTTGGAACGATTTTTAACCCATTTTCGTTGAATATCGCCATCCAAAATCTACACGATTGCAAAAAGTACAAAGAAGAAGATTTAATTCTTTATAATCAAGAGTACATTTCGCTGAACCACCACACTTCTTTCAACAGTTTTTATGCACATAAAACCCTAGAAAGAATCAATCAAAACATAGAAACAGGAAATCAATTTCTACAAAAAACCAATTGGGTGATTATCACCTACGGAACTTCATTTATCTATGAATTCTTGCCTAAAAATCAATTGGTTGCCAATTGTCATAAAATTCCGCAAAAGTTTTTCAACAAAAGACTTTTAACAGATGAAGAATTGAAAAATTCCATCACAGAAACCATAGAAAATCTAAAAGATATTTGCGAAAATGACGTTCAGATTCTATTTACGGTTTCACCAGTTCGTCATACCAAAGATGGAATGACCGAAAATCAATTGAGTAAATCTAAGCTGATTTGTGCACTTCATGAAACACTTCCCCATTTCGAAAACTGTCATTATTTACCGATTTACGAAATCATGATGGACGATTTGCGTGATTACAGGTTTTACAAAGAAGACTTAATTCATCCTAATAATCAAGCGATACAGTATATTTGGGAAAAATTCTGCAATGCTTATTTTTCAGAAGAAGTAAAAGATTTCATTACTGAAAACTACAAAATAAAAGCAGCTTTAGAACACAGACCGAATGATGAAAAATCTCCAAAATATTTGGAATTTTTAGAAAAATTGAAAGAAAAAATAGTTTTTCAACAAGCGAAAGTAAAGCATAAGATTTTCTAAAAATTCCAACTTAAATAAAAAAACAACCATCTTTAAAACAAATATTTATTATGAAAAATTTAATGACCATCATCGCTTTATTTATTGTTTCGTTTGTGTTTTCTCAAACTAAAAATTTCATAGATCAACCTTATTTAGAAACTTCTGCAGAAGCGGATACTTTAGTAATTCCTGATAGAATTTATCTTAAAATTACTATTTCTGAAAACGATACTAAAAATAAAAAGTCTGTTGAAGAACTAGAAAACATCATGGTTCAAAAACTTAAAAATTTAGGAATCGACACCAATAAACAATTGTTAATGAATGACTTAGGAAGCAGTTATAAAAAATATGTTTTGAAAACTACTGATGTAATGAAAACCAAATCTTATGATTTATTAGTTTTTGATGGATTAACAGCAGGTAAAGTAATTCAAGAACTTGAAAATGAAGATATTTCTAACATACAACTTCTTAAAACTCAACATTCTCAAGAGGAAAAAATTTTAGCTGACCTCAAAAGAAGAGCGATTATTAAAGCAAAGAAAAATGCTAATAATATCGCCAATGCAATTGGACAAAAAGTGGGTAATGCCATTTTTATCAAAACTTTAGAAATACCTCAAGCAAATAATCAATTAATGATAAGAGGCATAAATACTTTAGGCTATAGTAATAAAACACAACAAGAATTTGAACCTGCTGATTTGAATTTCAGAAAAATAGGATTTTCAGCAAGTTTATCTGTAACTTTTAAATTAGAATAAGTAATCAATAGGAACGGGCTTTAGCCCGTTTTTAAAATAGCAAATTTCAATTGGCTTTAGCCAAAACCTAAAATATGAAAATCAGAAAAATCAATATTGACGATTTAGAAACGCTTAGAAATCTCAGTATTCAAACCTTCAAGGAAACCTTTGAAGAAGTGAATACAGAAGAAGATATGCAAAAATATCTTGATGAAAATCTGAGCATTGAAAAGCTAAAAACTGAACTCGAAAATGTAAATTCTGAGTTTTATTTCGCTGAAAACAATGATGAAATTTTGGGTTACTTAAAACTGAATTTCAAAGATGCTCAAACCGAAAAATTAGAAGAAAACCACTTCGAAATTGAAAGAATTTATGTTTTAAAAGCGTTTTTAGGTCAAAAAATCGGACAAATTCTCTTTGACAAAGCCATAGAAATCGGAAGAGAAAAGAATTTAGAATATGTTTGGCTTGGTGTTTGGGAAGAAAATCACAGAGCTATAAAATTTTACGAAAAAAATGGTTTTAAAATCTTCGGAAAACATGATTTCACTCTCGGCGAAGATGTACAGACTGATTTATTGATGAAAATGAAAATATAAATGTAATTTTTGTCATTCTGAATGCAGCATAGCGGAATGAAGAATCTATTGATAACAGATTCTTCACTCCATTGTATTTCGTTCAGAATGACAAAATACAAATAAATTTGTAAATAATGATTGACACACATACACACTTATATTCAGAAGAATTTGATGAAGACAGAACAGAAATGATAAAACGCGCCATTAATAAGGGCGTAACAGAGTTTTACCTTCCTGCCATTGATTCAGAATCTCATGAAAAAATGCTTCAATTAGAAGCAGAATTTCCCAATCAAATTTTCGCAATGATGGGGCTGCATCCTTGTTATGTAAAACCAGAAACTTGGGAAAAAGAATTAGAAATTGTAGAAAATTATTTGAACCAGAGAACATTTCCTGCCATTGGTGAAATCGGAATTGATTTGCATTGGGATAAAACAACTTTGGATATTCAGGTAAAAGCCTTTGAAAAACAAATTGATTGGGCAATTGAAAGAGATTTGCCGATTGTAATTCACACGCGTGAAAGTTTTGATGAAACTTTTGAAGTGCTGGAACGCAAAAAGCACCCGAAACTTCGCGGTATTTTCCACTGCTTCTCCGGAAATTTGGAACAGGCAAAACATGCCATTGATTTAGGCTTTGTTCTTGGAATTGGTGGAGTAGTCACTTTTAAAAATGGTAAAATAGACCAATTTTTACATGAAATTCCTTTAGAAAAAATTGTTCTGGAAACAGATTCTCCATACTTGGCACCAGTTCCGCATCGTGGAAAAAGAAATGAAAGTTCTTACCTGGATTTGGTCGTTGGAAAACTCGTCAATATTTACAATAAAGATTTTGCAGAAATTGATAGAATTACTACAGAAAATGCAATGAAAATATTTGTGTAAAAGTACTATAAATCGTATGGAGAAAAGAGAAAACTGGGTAGATCAGGCAAGAGGTTTTGCAATGTTTTTGGTAGTTTATGGGCATAATTTTCCAGTTACCGAAAAGTATATTTATAGTTTCCATATGCCTCTTTTTCTCATCATTTCTGGCTTTTTTTCCCCAGAGAAACCAGCATATACATTTTTGCAAAAAAAATTCAGAACCATTATAGTTCCTTATTTTTTTTGGGCAATATTTCTTTTTGTCTTTTGGATTATTTTAGGCAAAAATTTCGGAGATAGTGCTACAAAAAATTTATCAATCACAAAAAATTTTATTGGTATATTTTTTTCTCAAGGAGGCCAAGAGTATATGGATTGGGGAATTCCTATGTGGTTTCTTCCTAATCTATTTTTGGCATTTTTGTTTTTGTTTTTTTGCAAATTGTATTTCAAAAAAAAATGGTTTTTTGCCGTTTTAGTATTAACTTTTTTGGGAATTTTGTATTCCAAGTTATCAGATATTCCTTTATTTTGGAGTATAAATATAGCTTTGGTGTCTTTGTTTTTTGTGGCTATTGGAAAACAAATTTATATAACAATCAACAAAACCTCCAAAAAAAAGCGCATTTTTTGGATGATTATTTTCTTTATTATCAATATTTTACTATTCCAGTACAAGGCTAATGTTAAGGTAGATATGTACCAATCTATTTATGGAAACGAAATTTTATTTTTTGCAAATGGTTTTTTTGGAAGTTTAGCCTTTTTACTGCTGTTCAAAAATTTTCCTTATTTTCGGTTTTTAGAAATTATTGGCAAGTTTACCCTTGTTATTCTAGCTTTACAAATTTTGGCGATGTCTTTGATTAAACTTTTTTTATGGAAAGCATTACATATCAGCAATTTTCAATTTTCAGAATTTCAGAAATTATATTTTTCGATTATTCAAATAATCATCTTGTTGCCAATTGGCTTTATTATTAATCAATACATTCCTTTGCTTAATGGAGGCTCAAAAAAAATATAAAAACCAGCTGTTATTTCATACTTTTATGAACATCATTTTTTTGATTTTCATTACATTTTCTACGTTTTATCACATTCCGCTGAGTGGTTTACAAGATCGGTTCAGTTATTTAGGATTACTTGTCTTTCTTCAATTTACAATATTTGGATTTTTGTACTTTCTTAGCTTAAACCGATTGATTTTTTATCTTTTTTTTCCAATATTGTTTTTGATTGGTAGTATTTCTTCTTTTTTTGTTTATACGCAAGATATTGTTATCAACGAGGGCGTTGTGAGAGCTACTCTAGAAACAAAATCAGATGTAGTTTCGGATTTAATAAGTTTACCTTTTATTGTTTACTTAGTGGTTCTTTTTGTATTTATTTTTTTTATTCTAAAAAAATACCAATCACTAGAAAACAACTTTTTAAAATCGCCAATTACGATTTTTGCAACATTATCATTAATCATATTTGTTGTTGTAAGTTACAAAAAACCTTCTATTTTTTCTAATAGGCTACCTTACAATGTTTATTATGGTATAAAAGAATACTACAAAAAACCAGATTTAGAATTTTTGAAAATTAATAATTCAGTCATTTCAAAATCTGATACTTTGCAAGTTGTTTTTGTTATTGGAGAAAGTTTACGTGCAGACCATTTGCCAATGAATGGCTATTACCGAAATACAATGCCTTACTTATCAACAAGAAAAAATGTTTTTTCTCTTAAAAAAGTTTATACCAACAAAACATACACCGCTATCAGCGTCCCACAAATCCTTACTAACCAATCTATTACAGATTCAGTTGGTCATAAATTTTATTCTTTGATTGATGTTTTGAATTCTGCAAAAATAAATACATATTGGATAGGAAATCAAACACCAGAAATAAGTTATTTGCCATTTATAAAATTTTCAAAATTTCGGAAACTTATAGACCCTTATCATTCAGAATTTAGTTTTCACAAGAAATTAGATGATCATATGTTAAAGCCTTTTTATAAATATTTTTCTAAACAAGAGAAGCAATTTATAACACTTCACATGATGGGTAGTCATTGGTATTATGAGAATAGATATAGCGAAAATTTTAGAAAGTTTAAACCTACAATTCACAGCAAATATGTAAAGGCAAATTCTAATCAGGAGATGATCAATTCTTATGATAATACCATTTTGTTTTTGGATTATTTTTTAGAAAATATCATTAGAAATATTGAAAAGCAAAATACAAACACGCTACTTATTTATCTTTCGGATCACGGAGAAGCTTTGGGAGAAAACGGAAATTGGCTACACGCACAAGAATCTGAAAGCATCAAAAATCCTGCAGCTATCATTTGGTTTTCGGAGAAATTTTATCAAAACAATAAAGAAAAAGCTCTAAAAATTGCTTCTATTGAAAATAAAAAAATGACTACAGATTTTTTGTATCACACGGTTTTAGGTTTATTTGATGTAAAAGGAGTTGCAATAGACCCCAAAGAAAATATTTTTAAAAAATAGCCTACTTTTGAGTACAACAAATAAAAAAAGCCAGCTCATAATTTAATGAAACGGCTTTTTTGTGATTTTTTCATTTATTTCTTTCTATAAAAAACTTTCTTTTTCGGTTTTTTAAAATTGATGTCTTCTTTTTTCTGAGGCTTTGGTTTAGGAACAAAAGGTTTATTGTTAGAATCTCTTTTTTGCTCAACTAATTTTTCAGGATGAAAAGGATGATTTTTTACTACAGGAATTTTCTTCCCGATGAGTTTTTCGGTATTTCTCAAGTTCACTAAATCAAGACCATCTACAAACGAAATAGAAGTACCTTCTGCTCCCGCTCTTCCCGTTCTACCAATTCGGTGAACGTAAGTTTCAGAAACGTCTGAAAGCTCAAAATTAATCACATATTTTAAATCGTCAATATCAATTCCTCTTGCTGCAATATCTGTTGCCACCAAAACTCTTGTTTTCTTATTTTTGAAATTACTCAGCGCGGTTTGTCTGGCATTTTGAGATTTATTTCCGTGAATCGCTTCTGCTGAAATATTATCTTTATGAAGTTTTCTAGCGATTTTATCAGAACCGTGTTTTGTTCTGGCAAAAACCAATACTTGGTCTAACTTTTCGTCTTGAAGAATGTGTGTCAGTAAATCTAATTTATCGTCTTTTTCTACAAAATAAATCGATTGATTAATCGTGTCAGCAGTTGAAGAAACAGGAGCAACTTCTACTTTTACAGGATTTCTGAGCATAGAATTCGCCAATTCTTGAATTTCTTTAGGAAAAGTCGCTGAGAAAAATAAAGTTTGTCTTTTCGGCGGAAGCAACTTCACTACTCTTTTCACATCGTGAACAAAACCCATATCGAGCATTCTATCTGCTTCATCCAAAACAAAAATTTCTAAATTTTTGAGCGAAATAATACCTTGATTGATAAAATCGAGTAATCTTCCTGGAGTGGCTACTAAAATATCAACCCCTTTTTTCAGAGCTTGTTCTTGAGCGCCTTGTTTTACGCCTCCAAATATTACCAAAGTTTTCAGTGGCAAATGTCTTCCGTAAGCTTTGAAGCTTTCTTCAATTTGAATCGCTAATTCTCTGGTTGGCGTAAGAATTAAAGCCTTAATTTGATGGTTTTTGGTGTTTTTATGATAAAGATTTTGCAAAATAGGAATGGCAAAAGCTGCAGTTTTTCCGGTTCCTGTTTGAGCAGTTCCTAGTAAGTCTTTGCCTTCTAATAAATGTGGAATCGCTTGTGATTGAATAGGTGTTGGTTTTTCATAACCTTCTTGGATAAGCGCATCAAGGATGGGCTTAATCAATTGTAAATCTGTAAATAACAAATGTTTAAATTTTAAAAATGTGTGCGGGCGAAGTATTTTACTTCAACATTTTTTGCGCAAAAATCTGTTAATTATTTACAGATATTTGAAAAAGTATCTTCTACTTTGGCTAAAGAATGCCGCGAATAATGGGACAAAGATAGTCTTTTAGAAATAAATGAAAAAAGAATTATTTATAAACCACAAAAGAGACAAAAGAAATACATGAAAACAAGTACTTCAAAAGTAAAAAAAGTAAAATATTTCGCTTTTTTTACTTTTGAATAGCTTATCAACTAAAGATTTTTTTTGCTTTTGCGGATTAAAAATAAAATTTTAAATAATTATTATGACTAATCCTAAAATAGGTTTACAAGTTTTACATTAAAATACCAATCCGGAAGATATTGATTTTCCGGATTTTTTGTGGATTGTTTCCGGGGTTTTCATCTTCAGACTAAGATGTGGTCTTTTGTTGTTGTAAATATAAATACTTTCTTTAACCATTTGTTTTAAATCCTGAATGTTTTTGCATTTATAAATTAAAAATTCCTGCTTCAATATTCCGTTTATTCTTTCTGCCAAAGCATTTTGATAACAATCATAGCCATCTGTCATTGAGGGTTTTATTTTGTTTTCAACAAGTACTTTCTGATACACTTCTGAGCAATATTGCAATCCCCTGTCTGAGTGATGAATAAGCGGAAGATGTGTTGTTCTGTTTTTAACGGCCATTTTCAGAGCTTTGACTACATTTTCAGCATTCATATTTTCACTTAATTCGTAACCCATTATTTTTCTGCTGTAAGCATCCGTAACCAAAGATAAATAACAGACATTCGTTTTGGTTTTTATATAAGTGATATCGCTTACAAATACCTGTTCTTTTCTTTTTAGGCAAGTCGTTTTCAAAAGGTTGGGGTGTTTTCTGAGCCAGTGTTTGGAGAAAGTTGTTCTTGTATATCTTTTCTTAGGATAAATAAGCAGGTTTTCTCTTCGTAAATAATTGAACAGCGCATCTCTGCCTATTTTTATCTTTTCAAGCTTGAACTTATTTTTAAGCAAATAATAAAGTTTTCTTGTTCCTATTCTGGGCTGTTCTAAACGAATCTCCTCAACGAATTGTTTAACTTTCTCCAATTCTTTTTCCCGAACACATAATCTTTGGCGCTGCTGGTAAATGGCTTGTCTGCTTATCCCAAACAATCTGCAGATTTTGGATAAACTCAATCCTTTTTCTTGGAGTTGTCTGACTGTTTGGGCGTAAACTTTTTTCGGATCTGTGTGCCGTATTGCTTGTCGGAGATATCAATCATCATATTGAGAACTTTGGTTTTCAGTTTCTCATCAGCTAATTCTTTCTCTAATCTTTTAATCTTTTCGGCGGGTGTTTCTTTGGATTGTAACATGGTATGAATGGTGGGTTTGCTCCAATCTAAATTACCATATTTTCTGAGCCAAACCAAAACGGTGCTTCTACCTTGGATACCGTAATGTTGTTGTGCCTGTTTGTAAGTGAATTCGCCCTTTTCTACACGGCTTACAATACCTAATTTAAAAGCCATTGTGTAATCTTGTTGTGTACGCTTTTCTACTGTCTTCTCTCGATTTTCCATAATAAGTCTATTGGGTGTAAACTTATTTTAGGACGGGTCAATATGTACTAAAAAAGCGCTCAAAAATGAACGCTTTCTTTATTTTTTTATCCGTGTAATTTTTTCCAGATAACGTCTTTCAGTTCTACTAAACCTTCTTGAGTAACTCCTGAAAAGAATAGCGGTTTCAGTTTTTCTGGAAACTCTGCGGTGATTTCTTTTTTCAATTCATCATCTAGCAAATCTGATTTAGAAATAGAAAGAATAATGTCTTTATCAATTAATTCTGGATTGTATTCTTCTAATTCATTCAGTAGAATTTGATATTCTTTGTAATGATCTTCAGAATCGGCAGGAATCATAAAAAGCAAGATTGAATTACGCTCAATATGTCTTAAAAATCGATGACCAAGACCTTTTCCTTCTGCAGCTCCTTCAATAATTCCGGGAATATCTGCCATTACAAAAGACTTGAAATTTCTGTATTCTACAATTCCTAAATTGGGAGTCAATGTAGTAAAAGCGTAATCTGCGATTTTTGGTTTTGCCGCAGAAACAGCAGATAAAAGTGTAGATTTCCCAGCATTTGGAAATCCTACTAATCCTACATCTGCTAAAATTTTGAGTTCAAAAACCACGTAACCTTCTTCACCAGGCATTCCTGGTTGTGCATATCTTGGAGTTTGATTGGTAGAAGATTTGAAATGCTCGTTTCCAAGACCACCCATTCCTCCTTTCATGATGATGATTTCTTGTCCATCTTCCATGATTTCTCCAATAATCTCGCCTTCTTCATTTTTGGCAATTGTACCGATAGGAACATTAATGTAAACATCTGCTCCATAAGCTCCAGTCAATTGGTTTTTGCCACCATTTTCGCCGCGTTCTGCCTTTACATGACGCGTATAACGAAGCGGAAGCAATGTCCATTCCTGAGCATTTCCTCTCATAATAACATGTCCTCCTCTTCCTCCATCGCCACCATCAGGTCCACCTTTGGGAATATATTTTTCTCTACGAAGGTGCGCAGAACCAGCACCACCGTGACCTGATTTACAATGTATTTTTACGTAATCTACAAAATTGCTCATATTTTTTTGCTTTCGGCTTTCAGCTTTAAGCAATCTGCTTTTAAAATTTTACGCTGAAAGCGGATTGCTGATCGCAGATTGCATTATTTTATTTTTTCTACTTCGGCAAAAAGTTTTTCAGAAATTTCAGAGATTTCTCCTACTCCACTAATTTCTACATATTTGCCTTGTTGTTTATACAGTTCTGCTACTTCAGCAGTTTTAGCATAATATTCTTCTATTCTGTGTCTGATGATGCCTTCTTCACTATCATCTACTCTGCCAGAAGTTTCACCTCTTTTTACTAATCTTTGCACTAAGATTTCGTCTTCTACAATAAGTGAAAGGCATACAGAAATTTCTGAATGTAATTGTTCTTTTACAATTTGGTCTAAAACTTCAGTTTGGTAAGAAGTTCTTGGGAAACCATCGAAAATGAAACCATTAGCTTCTGTAGGTTTTTTAAGCTCATCTACTAACATATTAATGGTTACTTGGTCTGGAACCAATTCTCCTTTGTCAATATAGTATTTAGCCAATTTTCCTAATTCCGTATCATTTTTCATGTTAAAACGGAACAAATCTCCTGTAGAAATTTGCTTAAGGTTAAATTTTTCAATTAGGTTTTGTGCTTGGGTTCCTTTACCACTTCCTGGAGGACCGAATAGAACGATGTTTATCATTTTTAGCATTCGGCAATCTGCTTTTAGCTTTCAGCTTTGCAATGCCAATTTTTTTTATGGTTAATACTATTTATCTATTTTTCTTTTTATTGATATCTTCTTCAATTTTGAGAATTAGTTTTGAGATTTTCATTT
Proteins encoded:
- a CDS encoding inorganic phosphate transporter — translated: MDFPLLLIIIIALALIFDFINGFHDAANSIATIVSTKVLSPFQAVLWAALWNFVAFFFAAYVIGEFKIGNTIAKTVNENYITLEVIFSGLIAAIAWNLLTWWFGIPSSSSHTLIGGFLGAALMHALVLDYNAVALAHPDFTLIEKIKYAFSELFTQNVVKYEKVIPIFLFIFLAPIIGMIVSVIITLIIVYFSKKSNPHKADQQFKKWQLFSSALFSLGHGLNDAQKVMGIIGAAVIYYHVNMIGGTDVYATMESADRFNHFTTDYIWVPFVSFLAIGLGTMSGGWKIVKTMGTRITKVTPLEGVSAETAGAITLFLTDHLGIPVSTTHTITGSIIGVGLTKRVSAVRWGVTISLLWAWVITIPISAVIAALCYLGVIAL
- a CDS encoding polyprenyl synthetase family protein — encoded protein: MEFIDRYQEIVAKAIEKHSFKNKPTELYEPMNYIISHGGKRLRPIMVLMANELFGGDIEKAMKPALAIEFFHNFTLIHDDIMDEAPLRRGKPTIHTLHGINIGILSGDALLIKAYQFFEDLEPELFKECIKIFSETGAVLCEGQQMDVNFETMENVTYDDYIEMITNKTGVLSAASFQIGALIAGAKKEDAELLYNFGKHIGIAFQIMDDYLDVFGNVEQFGKKHAGDIYENKKTVLYLLAMEHANEAEKKELDFWYSKKTENVDKIYSVEKIFRRNKVDEKVLRLIQKHNEIGHDFLKKIDAPEEKKKPFMELANYLLRRNS
- a CDS encoding GSCFA domain-containing protein encodes the protein MKFRTEVNIPISEKKILLTDSIFSVGSCFAAEMSQLLKNGQIQTLCNPFGTIFNPFSLNIAIQNLHDCKKYKEEDLILYNQEYISLNHHTSFNSFYAHKTLERINQNIETGNQFLQKTNWVIITYGTSFIYEFLPKNQLVANCHKIPQKFFNKRLLTDEELKNSITETIENLKDICENDVQILFTVSPVRHTKDGMTENQLSKSKLICALHETLPHFENCHYLPIYEIMMDDLRDYRFYKEDLIHPNNQAIQYIWEKFCNAYFSEEVKDFITENYKIKAALEHRPNDEKSPKYLEFLEKLKEKIVFQQAKVKHKIF
- a CDS encoding SIMPL domain-containing protein (The SIMPL domain is named for its presence in mouse protein SIMPL (signalling molecule that associates with mouse pelle-like kinase). Bacterial member BP26, from Brucella, was shown to assemble into a channel-like structure, while YggE from E. coli has been associated with resistance to oxidative stress.) encodes the protein MKNLMTIIALFIVSFVFSQTKNFIDQPYLETSAEADTLVIPDRIYLKITISENDTKNKKSVEELENIMVQKLKNLGIDTNKQLLMNDLGSSYKKYVLKTTDVMKTKSYDLLVFDGLTAGKVIQELENEDISNIQLLKTQHSQEEKILADLKRRAIIKAKKNANNIANAIGQKVGNAIFIKTLEIPQANNQLMIRGINTLGYSNKTQQEFEPADLNFRKIGFSASLSVTFKLE
- a CDS encoding GNAT family N-acetyltransferase, translating into MKIRKINIDDLETLRNLSIQTFKETFEEVNTEEDMQKYLDENLSIEKLKTELENVNSEFYFAENNDEILGYLKLNFKDAQTEKLEENHFEIERIYVLKAFLGQKIGQILFDKAIEIGREKNLEYVWLGVWEENHRAIKFYEKNGFKIFGKHDFTLGEDVQTDLLMKMKI
- a CDS encoding TatD family hydrolase yields the protein MIDTHTHLYSEEFDEDRTEMIKRAINKGVTEFYLPAIDSESHEKMLQLEAEFPNQIFAMMGLHPCYVKPETWEKELEIVENYLNQRTFPAIGEIGIDLHWDKTTLDIQVKAFEKQIDWAIERDLPIVIHTRESFDETFEVLERKKHPKLRGIFHCFSGNLEQAKHAIDLGFVLGIGGVVTFKNGKIDQFLHEIPLEKIVLETDSPYLAPVPHRGKRNESSYLDLVVGKLVNIYNKDFAEIDRITTENAMKIFV
- a CDS encoding acyltransferase family protein, with translation MEKRENWVDQARGFAMFLVVYGHNFPVTEKYIYSFHMPLFLIISGFFSPEKPAYTFLQKKFRTIIVPYFFWAIFLFVFWIILGKNFGDSATKNLSITKNFIGIFFSQGGQEYMDWGIPMWFLPNLFLAFLFLFFCKLYFKKKWFFAVLVLTFLGILYSKLSDIPLFWSINIALVSLFFVAIGKQIYITINKTSKKKRIFWMIIFFIINILLFQYKANVKVDMYQSIYGNEILFFANGFFGSLAFLLLFKNFPYFRFLEIIGKFTLVILALQILAMSLIKLFLWKALHISNFQFSEFQKLYFSIIQIIILLPIGFIINQYIPLLNGGSKKI
- a CDS encoding phosphoethanolamine transferase: MNIIFLIFITFSTFYHIPLSGLQDRFSYLGLLVFLQFTIFGFLYFLSLNRLIFYLFFPILFLIGSISSFFVYTQDIVINEGVVRATLETKSDVVSDLISLPFIVYLVVLFVFIFFILKKYQSLENNFLKSPITIFATLSLIIFVVVSYKKPSIFSNRLPYNVYYGIKEYYKKPDLEFLKINNSVISKSDTLQVVFVIGESLRADHLPMNGYYRNTMPYLSTRKNVFSLKKVYTNKTYTAISVPQILTNQSITDSVGHKFYSLIDVLNSAKINTYWIGNQTPEISYLPFIKFSKFRKLIDPYHSEFSFHKKLDDHMLKPFYKYFSKQEKQFITLHMMGSHWYYENRYSENFRKFKPTIHSKYVKANSNQEMINSYDNTILFLDYFLENIIRNIEKQNTNTLLIYLSDHGEALGENGNWLHAQESESIKNPAAIIWFSEKFYQNNKEKALKIASIENKKMTTDFLYHTVLGLFDVKGVAIDPKENIFKK